From a single Halovulum dunhuangense genomic region:
- the infA gene encoding translation initiation factor IF-1 yields the protein MAKEELLEFPGVVTELLPNATFRVELENGHEIIAHTAGKMRKNRIRVLAGDRVQVEMTPYDLTKGRINYRFK from the coding sequence ATGGCAAAGGAAGAGCTTCTCGAATTCCCGGGTGTCGTTACCGAGCTACTGCCGAATGCGACATTCAGGGTGGAGCTCGAAAACGGCCATGAGATCATCGCCCACACCGCGGGCAAGATGCGCAAGAACCGCATCCGCGTGCTGGCGGGCGACCGGGTTCAGGTCGAAATGACCCCCTACGATCTGACCAAGGGTCGGATCAACTACCGCTTCAAGTAA
- a CDS encoding Maf family protein, whose product MRLILASASPRRRELLAQVGVIPDEIRPADIDETPAPRELPRPYAARLAGEKAAALGDLPDSAVLAADTVVSVGRRILGKPADETEARAFLTLLSGRRHMVHTGVALRAGGATRLRVVATAVKLKRLSAQEIAFYLESGEWQGKAGGYGIQGIAGAFVPWIGGSYSNVVGLPLTETLALLNSVGIAPGRSA is encoded by the coding sequence ATGCGCCTGATCCTTGCCTCGGCCAGCCCGCGCCGCCGCGAGTTGCTTGCGCAGGTCGGCGTGATCCCAGACGAGATCCGCCCCGCCGATATCGACGAGACGCCTGCCCCCCGCGAACTGCCCCGGCCCTATGCCGCGCGGCTGGCCGGGGAAAAGGCGGCGGCGCTTGGCGATCTGCCGGACAGTGCCGTGCTGGCCGCCGATACCGTCGTGTCGGTCGGCCGCCGCATCCTTGGCAAGCCAGCCGATGAGACGGAGGCGCGCGCCTTCCTCACCCTGCTGTCGGGGCGCCGCCACATGGTGCACACGGGCGTGGCACTTCGCGCAGGCGGCGCGACCCGGCTGCGGGTGGTGGCCACCGCCGTCAAGCTCAAGCGCCTGTCGGCCCAGGAGATCGCGTTCTACCTCGAGTCCGGCGAATGGCAGGGCAAGGCGGGCGGCTACGGCATCCAGGGCATCGCCGGCGCCTTCGTCCCCTGGATCGGCGGCAGCTACAGCAATGTCGTGGGCCTGCCCCTGACCGAGACGCTGGCGCTGCTGAATTCCGTGGGCATCGCCCCGGGAAGGTCCGCATGA
- a CDS encoding UPF0262 family protein, with the protein MSGPDRLIDVSLDDSGLPAPTPEIEQERRVAIFDLLEDNQFRIPARDGQPEPRGPFRLDLSIQDRRLVFAVAAEDGAPVAAFHLSLSPFRQVVRDYFQICEAYFDAVKRLPPAQIEAIDMGRRGIHNEGARILAERLEGKVVTDHDTARRLFTLICVLHFKG; encoded by the coding sequence ATGAGCGGGCCGGACAGGCTGATCGATGTCAGCCTTGACGACAGCGGGCTGCCGGCCCCCACGCCCGAGATCGAGCAGGAACGCCGCGTCGCAATCTTCGACCTGCTCGAGGACAACCAGTTCCGCATCCCCGCCCGCGACGGCCAGCCCGAACCGCGCGGGCCCTTCCGGCTCGACCTGTCGATCCAGGACCGCAGGCTGGTCTTTGCCGTGGCGGCCGAGGATGGCGCGCCGGTTGCCGCCTTTCACCTTTCGCTCTCGCCCTTCCGGCAGGTGGTGCGCGACTATTTCCAGATCTGCGAGGCCTATTTCGACGCCGTCAAGCGCCTGCCGCCCGCCCAGATCGAGGCGATCGACATGGGCCGGCGGGGCATCCACAACGAAGGCGCGCGCATCCTTGCCGAGCGGCTGGAGGGCAAGGTCGTCACCGACCACGACACCGCCCGCCGCCTGTTCACCCTGATCTGCGTGCTGCACTTCAAGGGCTAG
- a CDS encoding DNA gyrase inhibitor YacG translates to MRCPICDKPTERAFRPFCSKRCADIDLGRWMTESYRIPAEEEGLSSDAPEPPADPKKH, encoded by the coding sequence ATGCGCTGCCCGATCTGTGACAAGCCCACCGAACGCGCCTTCCGCCCGTTCTGCTCGAAGCGCTGCGCCGATATCGACCTGGGGCGCTGGATGACCGAAAGCTACCGCATCCCGGCCGAGGAGGAAGGCCTGTCCAGCGACGCGCCCGAGCCCCCCGCCGACCCGAAGAAGCACTGA
- a CDS encoding restriction endonuclease, giving the protein MKLAYTYEDHHSAGAEWDRFELKEWLTDVFEAPAVKIAPRCTPDIRKHVETEFLKEGWALNVNLDQAHGLSVFAMQDDLAFQLQTGNMSRAPYDLLKLQYLFQSQKIEAAGLALPTREAAKTIGDNIANAERVIKELELFDRVITVPILVVAFE; this is encoded by the coding sequence ATGAAGCTCGCATATACCTACGAAGATCATCACAGCGCGGGTGCCGAATGGGATCGGTTTGAGCTTAAGGAATGGCTCACGGACGTTTTTGAAGCGCCCGCAGTCAAGATCGCGCCGCGATGCACGCCCGATATTCGAAAGCATGTCGAAACTGAGTTCCTGAAAGAAGGGTGGGCGCTGAACGTCAACCTTGACCAGGCGCACGGCCTGAGCGTCTTCGCCATGCAAGACGATCTCGCGTTCCAGCTTCAAACGGGCAACATGAGCCGTGCACCCTACGATCTCCTGAAGCTCCAATACCTATTTCAAAGTCAGAAGATCGAAGCCGCAGGCCTAGCCCTGCCAACAAGAGAAGCCGCAAAGACCATTGGCGACAATATCGCCAACGCCGAGCGCGTCATCAAAGAGCTTGAGCTATTTGACCGTGTAATCACCGTGCCCATCCTCGTGGTCGCGTTCGAGTAA
- a CDS encoding low molecular weight phosphatase family protein, which translates to MAEGHPSSVLFCCDYNSVRSPMAEGIMKKLHGQRIYVQSAGVRHEQEVDGFSVAVCSEIGVELTQHRTRSFEEMEEWGDQIGQYDLIVALSPASLRHAQEYTRTNAIDVEYWPIMDPTGLGETREQKLSAYRQARDQILTRIRERFPSGNAA; encoded by the coding sequence ATGGCGGAAGGACACCCCTCGTCGGTCCTGTTCTGCTGCGACTACAATTCCGTCCGCTCGCCGATGGCCGAGGGGATCATGAAGAAACTTCACGGACAGCGGATCTATGTCCAGTCCGCGGGCGTGCGCCACGAGCAGGAGGTGGACGGCTTCTCGGTCGCGGTCTGTTCCGAGATCGGGGTGGAACTGACCCAGCACCGCACCCGATCCTTCGAGGAGATGGAGGAATGGGGCGACCAGATCGGGCAATACGATCTGATCGTCGCGCTTTCGCCCGCCTCGCTGCGCCATGCGCAGGAATACACCCGCACCAATGCGATCGACGTGGAATACTGGCCGATCATGGATCCCACCGGCCTGGGCGAGACGCGCGAGCAGAAGCTTTCCGCCTATCGGCAGGCCCGCGACCAGATCCTTACCCGCATCCGCGAGCGTTTCCCCAGCGGAAACGCGGCCTGA
- a CDS encoding ribonuclease E/G — protein sequence MKGRAVWLDTLPDGRRLAALTVDGQIEDILADPPDAWGPAQPGAIFRARMGRPMKGMGGAMVDLGDGLTGFLRETKGLSPGAAVLVQVGAVSESAKAPPVSRRLLFKGRNAILTPGSPGINVSRAVRDEGARARLQSAGQAAMAGADPDFGLILRSAAGAAENADIEGEIAELRALAEAMLADATGAPELLLDAPDAHLAAWRDWADPAPELVDDAPGAFERGGIWDALRAVLSPEIPLGGGAWMTVEPTRALVAIDVNTGADTSPAAGLKANVAALRALPRALRLRGLAGQITVDPAPFSKRERPQLEQVLNRAMREDAGEMLLAGWTPLGHMEMQRKRDRHPLAKVLKDALPDL from the coding sequence ATGAAGGGCAGGGCGGTCTGGCTCGACACATTGCCCGACGGGCGCCGGCTTGCCGCGCTGACGGTGGACGGCCAGATCGAGGATATCCTCGCCGACCCGCCCGACGCCTGGGGCCCGGCCCAGCCCGGCGCCATATTTCGCGCCCGGATGGGCCGGCCGATGAAGGGCATGGGCGGCGCAATGGTCGATCTGGGCGACGGGCTCACCGGCTTCCTGCGCGAGACGAAGGGCCTTTCCCCCGGCGCGGCCGTGCTGGTGCAGGTCGGCGCGGTGTCGGAAAGCGCCAAGGCGCCCCCGGTGTCGCGACGCCTGCTTTTCAAGGGCCGCAACGCGATCCTGACCCCCGGCAGCCCCGGCATCAACGTGTCCCGCGCCGTGCGGGACGAGGGCGCGCGCGCCCGGCTCCAGTCCGCGGGGCAGGCGGCGATGGCGGGCGCCGACCCCGATTTCGGCCTGATCCTGCGCTCGGCCGCCGGGGCCGCTGAGAATGCCGACATCGAAGGCGAAATCGCCGAGTTGCGCGCGCTGGCCGAGGCGATGCTGGCCGATGCCACCGGCGCGCCGGAACTTCTGCTCGATGCGCCCGACGCGCATCTGGCGGCCTGGCGCGACTGGGCGGATCCCGCGCCCGAACTGGTGGACGACGCGCCCGGCGCCTTCGAGCGGGGCGGCATATGGGACGCCCTGCGCGCCGTCCTGTCGCCCGAGATACCGCTGGGCGGCGGTGCCTGGATGACCGTGGAGCCCACCCGCGCGCTGGTGGCCATCGACGTGAACACCGGCGCCGACACGTCGCCCGCCGCCGGCCTCAAGGCCAATGTCGCGGCGCTGCGCGCGCTTCCGCGCGCCTTGCGGCTGCGCGGGCTCGCGGGGCAGATCACCGTCGATCCGGCACCGTTCTCCAAGCGCGAGCGCCCGCAGCTCGAGCAGGTGCTCAACCGTGCCATGCGCGAGGATGCCGGCGAGATGCTTCTGGCCGGCTGGACCCCGCTGGGCCATATGGAAATGCAACGCAAGCGCGACCGCCACCCGCTCGCAAAGGTTCTGAAAGATGCGCTGCCCGATCTGTGA
- the hisD gene encoding histidinol dehydrogenase has translation MPVFLSTTDADFDAAFAAFLTAKRDEEADVGAVVAGIIADVARRGDRAVIELTARFDRLELTPETLAIPRAEIDAAIATVPPQERDALDLAAARIRAYHERQVPHDESWTDPSGATLGWRWTPVEAAGLYVPGGLASYPSSVLMNAIPAQVAGVERLVICAPTPGGQVNPLVLYAARTAGVESIYRIGGAQAVAALALGTETIAKVDKITGPGNAYVAEAKRQVFGRVGIDMIAGPSEILVIADRDNDPDWIAVDLLSQAEHDESAQSILITDDAGFGRAVAAAVEKRLETLERRAIAGASWRDHGAVIVTRDLEEAATLSDRIAPEHLELCVADADGLAARIRHAGAIFIGAWTPEAIGDYVGGPNHVLPTSRSARFSSGLSVLDFMKRTTLARMSPASLAAIGPAAETLAKSESLEAHGLSVRARLDRLNEGAA, from the coding sequence ATGCCGGTTTTCCTTTCCACCACAGATGCCGATTTCGACGCTGCCTTCGCGGCCTTCCTGACCGCGAAGCGCGACGAGGAGGCCGATGTCGGCGCCGTGGTGGCGGGCATCATCGCCGACGTGGCAAGGCGCGGCGACAGGGCCGTGATCGAGCTGACCGCCAGGTTCGACCGCCTGGAACTCACGCCCGAGACGCTGGCGATCCCCCGGGCCGAGATCGACGCCGCCATCGCCACCGTTCCGCCGCAAGAGCGTGACGCGCTCGATCTGGCCGCCGCGCGCATCCGCGCCTATCACGAACGGCAGGTGCCCCATGATGAAAGCTGGACCGACCCCAGCGGCGCGACGCTGGGCTGGCGCTGGACCCCGGTAGAGGCGGCGGGGCTCTATGTGCCGGGCGGGCTTGCCTCCTATCCCTCCTCGGTGCTGATGAACGCCATCCCCGCCCAGGTGGCAGGGGTCGAGCGGCTGGTGATCTGCGCCCCCACCCCCGGCGGGCAGGTGAACCCGCTGGTGCTTTATGCCGCGCGCACGGCCGGGGTCGAGTCGATCTACCGCATCGGCGGCGCGCAGGCCGTGGCGGCGCTGGCGCTGGGCACCGAAACCATCGCGAAGGTGGACAAGATCACCGGCCCCGGCAACGCCTATGTGGCCGAGGCCAAGCGCCAGGTCTTTGGCCGGGTGGGCATCGACATGATCGCCGGCCCGTCGGAAATCCTGGTGATCGCGGACCGCGACAACGATCCCGACTGGATCGCGGTGGACCTGCTGAGCCAGGCCGAGCATGACGAAAGCGCCCAGTCCATCCTGATCACCGACGATGCCGGGTTCGGCCGCGCCGTGGCCGCAGCGGTGGAAAAGCGGCTCGAGACGCTGGAGCGGCGCGCCATCGCGGGGGCAAGCTGGCGCGACCATGGTGCCGTGATCGTGACCCGCGACCTGGAAGAGGCGGCGACGCTGTCGGACCGGATCGCGCCCGAGCATCTTGAACTGTGCGTCGCGGATGCCGACGGGTTGGCCGCGCGCATCCGTCATGCGGGCGCCATCTTCATCGGGGCCTGGACGCCGGAAGCCATCGGCGATTATGTCGGCGGCCCGAACCATGTGCTGCCGACCTCGCGCTCGGCGCGGTTCTCCTCCGGGCTTTCGGTGCTCGACTTCATGAAGCGCACCACGCTTGCGCGCATGAGCCCCGCCAGCCTTGCCGCCATCGGCCCCGCCGCCGAGACGCTGGCGAAATCCGAAAGCCTCGAGGCGCATGGCCTGTCGGTGCGCGCCCGGCTCGACCGGCTGAACGAGGGCGCAGCATGA
- a CDS encoding DNA-methyltransferase, with the protein MAPKQALAFLNPDGSSGGTVHRLERDAKAEIACEHNLKFMRRLPDESMSLIVTSPPYNIGKAYEKRTSQEKYVEDQAACIAEAVRLLAPNGSICWQVGNHVDSGEIFPLDILLYPLFKHHGLQLRNRIVWTFGHGLHCQKRFSGRHETILWFTKSEDYTFNLDPVRIPSKYPNKKHFKGPNKGELSSNPLGKNPSDVWDIPNVKSNHVEKTDHPCQFPIGLVERLVLALTNEGESVLDPYLGVGSSAIAALKHGRHAYGCDLDRAYVDIAWDRIHQLRAGTLRTRPMNKPVYDPNA; encoded by the coding sequence ATGGCACCAAAACAAGCTCTCGCCTTCCTCAACCCCGACGGGAGCAGTGGCGGCACCGTCCATCGGCTTGAGCGCGATGCAAAGGCAGAGATCGCCTGCGAACACAATCTGAAGTTCATGCGTCGTCTGCCTGACGAGTCTATGAGCCTGATCGTGACCTCACCGCCCTATAACATTGGGAAGGCTTACGAAAAGCGAACCTCGCAGGAGAAGTATGTCGAGGATCAGGCAGCGTGTATCGCGGAAGCCGTGCGTCTGCTTGCGCCAAACGGTTCTATCTGCTGGCAGGTTGGCAACCACGTTGACTCAGGCGAGATATTCCCGCTAGACATCCTGCTCTACCCGCTCTTCAAGCACCACGGCCTGCAACTTCGCAATCGGATTGTCTGGACGTTCGGTCATGGGCTGCATTGCCAGAAGCGCTTTTCAGGTAGGCATGAAACGATTCTATGGTTCACCAAATCTGAGGACTACACGTTCAACTTAGATCCCGTCCGCATCCCCTCGAAATATCCGAATAAAAAGCACTTCAAAGGTCCGAACAAGGGCGAGCTTTCCAGCAATCCTCTTGGCAAGAACCCTTCCGATGTTTGGGATATTCCCAACGTCAAATCCAATCACGTTGAAAAAACCGACCATCCCTGCCAGTTCCCTATCGGCTTGGTGGAGAGATTGGTGCTGGCTTTGACGAACGAAGGCGAGAGCGTCCTCGATCCTTATCTCGGGGTTGGATCTTCAGCGATTGCAGCGTTGAAGCACGGAAGACATGCTTACGGCTGCGATCTCGATAGAGCCTATGTCGATATTGCATGGGATCGCATTCACCAGCTCCGTGCAGGTACGCTCCGCACCCGCCCGATGAACAAACCCGTCTATGACCCCAATGCTTAG
- the murA gene encoding UDP-N-acetylglucosamine 1-carboxyvinyltransferase, which produces MDSIVVTGGRPLEGEIAISGAKNACLALMPAALLSSDPLTLTNTPRLSDIRTMSALLESLGCEVAALQDARVLAIGAERITNHTAHYEIVRKMRASILVLGPILAREGRAVVSLPGGCAIGARPVDLHLRALEAMGATIELRDGYVHAEAPAGGLRGARVVFPLVSVGATENALMAATLARGTTVLVNAAREPEIVDLARCLRAMGARIEGEGTSEITIEGREALHGATYRVVADRIELGTYMLAPAIAGGSVELLSGPGSRELVAAFADKLQETGIEIADTDRGLRVSRTNGSLRPVDVTTQPFPGFPTDLQAQMMALLTLADGVSKLEETIFENRFMHAPELLRMGAQIDVHGGTATVTGVSKLRGAPVMATDLRASVSLILAGLAAEGETRVARVYHLDRGYERVEDKLGACGARIERVHG; this is translated from the coding sequence ATGGACAGCATCGTGGTGACCGGCGGCCGGCCGCTTGAGGGGGAAATCGCCATCTCGGGGGCGAAGAACGCCTGCCTTGCGCTGATGCCGGCGGCGCTGCTGAGTTCCGACCCGCTGACGCTGACCAACACGCCGCGGCTGTCGGACATCCGCACCATGTCGGCGCTGCTCGAGTCGCTGGGCTGCGAGGTGGCGGCGTTGCAGGATGCCCGCGTGCTGGCCATCGGCGCCGAGCGGATCACCAACCACACTGCGCATTACGAGATCGTGCGCAAGATGCGCGCCTCGATCCTGGTTCTGGGTCCGATTCTGGCGCGCGAGGGCAGGGCGGTCGTCTCGCTGCCCGGTGGCTGCGCGATCGGCGCGCGGCCCGTCGATCTGCACCTGCGCGCGCTCGAGGCGATGGGCGCCACGATCGAGCTGCGCGACGGCTATGTCCATGCCGAGGCGCCGGCGGGCGGGCTGAGGGGCGCGCGGGTCGTGTTCCCGCTCGTCTCGGTGGGCGCCACGGAAAACGCGCTGATGGCGGCGACGCTGGCCAGGGGGACCACCGTGCTGGTGAACGCCGCGCGCGAGCCCGAGATCGTGGACCTGGCGCGATGCCTGCGCGCGATGGGCGCCCGGATCGAGGGCGAGGGCACGTCGGAAATCACCATCGAGGGGCGCGAGGCGCTGCACGGCGCCACCTACCGCGTGGTTGCCGACCGGATCGAACTGGGCACCTACATGCTGGCCCCGGCCATCGCCGGCGGCAGCGTCGAGCTTCTTTCGGGCCCCGGCAGCCGCGAGCTGGTGGCGGCCTTCGCCGACAAGTTGCAGGAAACCGGCATCGAGATCGCGGACACCGACCGCGGCCTGCGGGTAAGCCGCACCAATGGCAGCCTGCGCCCGGTGGACGTGACGACCCAGCCCTTCCCCGGATTTCCCACCGACCTCCAGGCGCAGATGATGGCGCTTCTGACGCTGGCCGACGGCGTGTCGAAGCTGGAGGAGACGATCTTCGAGAACCGCTTCATGCACGCGCCGGAACTGCTGCGCATGGGCGCGCAGATTGACGTGCATGGCGGCACGGCGACCGTGACGGGCGTCTCCAAGCTGCGGGGTGCCCCGGTCATGGCGACCGACCTGCGCGCGTCGGTGTCGCTGATCCTTGCAGGCCTTGCCGCCGAGGGCGAGACACGGGTCGCGCGGGTCTACCACCTCGATCGCGGCTATGAGAGGGTAGAGGACAAGCTGGGCGCCTGCGGGGCGCGGATCGAAAGGGTGCATGGATGA
- a CDS encoding SNF2-related protein has product MSDTPTAVTVRYNPDHTGTFTVPDDALETPIWSRLKLAIRTKKLDHTVVGGAINLSWPDTLGVVRELGSKANQISLNFRFRPEGEAEGKLRAFAAQIRKTRELRSQITEVLTTDEIEARLKDTGFTKRELRDFQLRDLSHLLALSNGANFSVPGAGKTTVTFALHMLTRQPGHHFIVVAPKAAFQAWMDIVDECMVADAPNGGSEPFTLLVGSEEETRKALRSGATRFIISYDMVIRQQGLLASHFATTPTHLVLDEAHRMKAGWQSQRGAFFLRTADDPIRRDILTGTPMPQAASDMESQLDFLWPGHGYGLEISHGKSPREVLGNLYVRTTKTELGLPPAERHFIDVSMDSGQLALYSVVRNEFLRNYSKQISRGMGDAQFLKARRSVMRLLQLSVNPTLALSAMANDDVKVDSAIVDQVLDEGHSAKMRAVMDHAYALARDGKKCVIWTIFTDTIHSFVSALADLNPVYVHGGVPSGLPNDPETREGRIRRFHEDPGCFVLVANPAAAGEGISLHTVCHNAIYADRSYVSTHYLQSIDRIHRLGLAPDEETHIHIYRSKAPPVIGSIDMSVSRRLVEKIRNMQQLLDDPDLHEIAFDEEEAADPLDYDVELKDIIDLIAEMEGTAPDVPPEVE; this is encoded by the coding sequence GTGAGCGATACCCCGACAGCAGTAACCGTTCGATATAACCCAGATCACACAGGTACTTTCACAGTGCCTGACGACGCGCTGGAAACCCCCATCTGGTCGCGCCTGAAGCTGGCGATCCGCACGAAGAAGCTCGATCACACCGTTGTAGGCGGCGCGATCAACCTGTCTTGGCCAGATACGCTTGGCGTGGTGCGGGAGCTTGGCAGCAAGGCCAACCAGATAAGCCTCAATTTCCGCTTCAGACCCGAGGGCGAGGCGGAAGGCAAGTTGCGCGCCTTCGCTGCGCAGATACGCAAGACCCGCGAGCTGCGCAGCCAGATCACCGAAGTCCTCACCACGGATGAGATTGAAGCGCGGCTCAAAGACACGGGCTTCACCAAGCGGGAGCTCCGCGACTTCCAGCTCCGCGACCTTTCTCATCTTCTCGCACTCAGCAACGGCGCAAACTTTTCCGTTCCTGGCGCTGGAAAGACCACGGTGACATTCGCGCTGCATATGCTGACGCGGCAACCTGGACATCACTTCATAGTGGTCGCGCCGAAGGCGGCCTTCCAGGCGTGGATGGACATTGTTGACGAGTGCATGGTCGCAGATGCACCCAACGGCGGCTCTGAGCCTTTCACTCTCTTGGTCGGTTCCGAGGAAGAAACCCGAAAGGCGCTTCGGTCGGGGGCGACGCGGTTCATCATCTCCTATGACATGGTGATCCGTCAGCAGGGTTTGCTGGCTTCGCACTTTGCCACGACGCCGACCCACCTTGTGCTTGATGAAGCCCACCGCATGAAGGCGGGCTGGCAGTCTCAGCGCGGCGCGTTCTTTCTTCGAACGGCAGATGACCCCATACGGCGCGATATCCTTACGGGAACGCCAATGCCGCAGGCGGCGTCAGATATGGAGTCGCAACTCGATTTTCTATGGCCTGGACACGGTTACGGCCTCGAAATCTCGCACGGGAAATCTCCGCGTGAGGTTCTCGGTAATCTCTATGTCCGCACGACCAAGACCGAGTTAGGCCTTCCGCCTGCTGAGCGCCACTTCATCGATGTCAGCATGGATTCGGGGCAACTCGCTCTCTACTCCGTTGTGCGCAATGAATTCCTTCGCAACTATTCGAAGCAGATATCGCGCGGCATGGGTGACGCGCAGTTCCTGAAAGCACGGCGATCGGTCATGCGCCTGCTTCAGCTCTCCGTCAATCCAACCCTTGCGCTCAGCGCTATGGCCAATGATGACGTTAAGGTGGACTCCGCCATTGTCGATCAGGTGCTCGACGAAGGCCACTCCGCGAAGATGCGGGCTGTCATGGATCATGCCTATGCACTGGCGAGGGACGGCAAGAAGTGTGTGATCTGGACGATCTTCACCGACACGATCCACAGCTTCGTCTCGGCGCTTGCCGACCTGAATCCCGTCTACGTCCACGGCGGAGTTCCGTCAGGCCTGCCCAATGATCCTGAAACCAGAGAGGGACGGATTCGGCGCTTCCACGAAGACCCAGGATGCTTTGTCCTCGTGGCAAATCCTGCCGCAGCGGGTGAGGGCATAAGCCTCCACACCGTCTGCCACAATGCGATCTACGCCGACCGCAGCTACGTCTCGACCCATTACCTTCAGTCCATCGACCGCATTCACCGCCTCGGTCTGGCACCCGACGAAGAAACCCACATTCACATCTATCGTTCCAAGGCTCCGCCCGTCATCGGCAGCATCGACATGTCGGTCAGTCGCCGCCTTGTTGAGAAGATCCGCAACATGCAGCAGCTCCTGGACGATCCTGATCTCCACGAGATCGCCTTTGACGAAGAAGAGGCCGCCGATCCGCTCGACTATGATGTCGAGCTCAAAGACATCATCGATCTCATCGCAGAGATGGAGGGCACAGCACCGGACGTTCCGCCGGAGGTCGAATGA
- a CDS encoding DUF2948 family protein yields MSGDARFEDGGEGPVRLRAESAQDLTVISALLQDAVLSAADISWMAKRRRLAALVNRFRWEDREAAERAGRPYERARAMLVIDGALKVSASGVDPREKDLVLSILSLDFTPGEDGTGTLRLILAGDGEIAVAVECLDVTLHDVTRPYAAPSRKAPRHD; encoded by the coding sequence ATGAGCGGCGACGCGCGTTTCGAGGACGGCGGCGAAGGGCCGGTCCGCCTGCGCGCCGAAAGCGCCCAGGATCTGACGGTGATCTCGGCGCTTCTGCAGGATGCGGTCCTGTCCGCCGCCGACATATCCTGGATGGCGAAGCGCCGCCGGCTGGCAGCCCTTGTCAACCGCTTCCGCTGGGAGGACCGCGAGGCGGCTGAGCGCGCGGGCCGCCCCTATGAGCGCGCGCGCGCGATGCTGGTGATCGACGGCGCGCTGAAGGTGTCGGCCAGCGGCGTCGATCCGCGCGAGAAGGACCTGGTCCTGTCGATCCTGTCGCTGGACTTCACCCCCGGCGAGGATGGCACCGGAACGCTGCGCCTGATCCTGGCCGGCGACGGGGAAATCGCCGTCGCCGTCGAATGCCTCGATGTGACGCTGCACGACGTGACGCGGCCCTACGCTGCCCCCAGCCGCAAGGCCCCGCGCCACGACTGA
- a CDS encoding HamA C-terminal domain-containing protein produces MSVARLSSGEFRRAAMLIAEQLESLLSNFESLSSRIRHLSYDTDELGDRIDVRCSYIAFRDGKQTFDEFLEILYHQIVSFCLPRSEIAPAHDRMKQALADNDTVLVNQISTQLHERARSLFIKAKKGSHRSGEAGEILLFVLVEWLLGAPQIVSKMYLKTNNNMPVHGTDGIHAKFDNETKKLLLYWGESKAHNSLGNAFSSAMKSIKEFIDEGGQDFEVKVVSSFSDFNTATEEAKQAFINYLDPYSEDYNQCITVFACLLVFDFPSDNSEHAFTEAVNKAVSDFIKSLPKKLKDREMGDIRFEFFLVPVPSAQGFRDKFQTRIGWPND; encoded by the coding sequence ATGAGCGTAGCGCGCCTCAGTTCAGGCGAGTTCCGGCGGGCGGCAATGTTAATAGCAGAACAACTTGAAAGTTTATTAAGTAATTTTGAAAGCCTATCAAGTCGAATACGACACTTGAGTTATGACACCGATGAACTCGGTGACCGCATCGACGTTCGCTGTAGTTACATTGCATTCAGGGATGGAAAACAGACATTCGACGAATTCCTTGAGATCTTGTACCATCAAATTGTCTCGTTCTGCTTGCCACGGTCAGAGATCGCACCCGCTCACGACAGAATGAAACAAGCACTGGCTGATAATGATACAGTCTTGGTCAATCAGATTTCGACGCAATTACACGAGCGTGCTCGCAGTCTCTTTATAAAGGCAAAGAAAGGTAGTCACAGGTCAGGAGAGGCTGGAGAAATCCTACTTTTCGTTTTGGTCGAGTGGCTACTTGGGGCGCCGCAGATCGTATCGAAAATGTACCTTAAGACCAACAACAACATGCCAGTGCACGGAACTGACGGAATTCATGCAAAATTCGACAATGAAACGAAAAAGCTCCTTCTTTATTGGGGAGAGTCCAAAGCGCATAACTCTCTAGGAAACGCCTTTAGTAGCGCGATGAAATCGATCAAAGAGTTCATTGATGAGGGCGGTCAAGATTTCGAAGTTAAAGTTGTGTCAAGTTTCTCTGATTTCAACACTGCAACCGAAGAGGCGAAGCAAGCCTTCATCAACTATCTCGATCCCTACAGTGAAGACTACAATCAATGTATTACCGTCTTTGCTTGTCTGTTAGTTTTTGATTTTCCATCCGATAATAGTGAGCATGCATTTACCGAAGCTGTAAACAAGGCCGTCAGCGATTTCATAAAGTCTCTACCCAAGAAACTTAAAGATCGTGAAATGGGAGACATTCGATTTGAGTTCTTTCTTGTTCCTGTCCCCTCGGCTCAAGGGTTTCGAGACAAATTTCAGACTAGAATAGGTTGGCCCAATGATTGA